From Myxocyprinus asiaticus isolate MX2 ecotype Aquarium Trade chromosome 47, UBuf_Myxa_2, whole genome shotgun sequence:
CGCGCCAGCTCAGAGGAACTGCGGAACTTTCTGGGACACGTGACGCAGCAGTAGGGCCGCTCGCCTGTGTGCACACGCTCGTGGAGGGCGAGTTCGTTCGAGGTGAGGAATGTCCGGTCGCAGTGGGCGCAAGAGAACGGCCGCTCTCCGGTGTGTATCAGGTGATGCCGGTTTAACGCGAAGGGTTTGGCGAACATTTTTTTGCAGTAGTTGCACGGGTACGGCCGCGCGCCGCTGTGAGACAGGATGTGCTCCTGCAGCGCTCGTTTGAACTTGAAGCACTTGTGACACTGCGTGCACGAGTACGGTCTCTCATCCCGGTGGGTTTTGTCATGTTTAATGAGCTCGCCGTGTGACAGAAATCGCTTCCCACACTGTGAGCAGAGGTACGGCCGTTCGCCCGTGTGCATACGCTCGTGCCGGTGCAAGATGGACAGCTGCGTGAAGGCCTTCTGGCAGTGCGGGCACTTGAACGGTCTCTCGCCCGCGTGCGTCACTAGGTGTTTCTGCAGACCGGTGCGCAGAGTGAAGCACTTCCCGCAGAACGAGCACTGATGCGGCCGCTCGCCCGTGTGACTCAACTGGTGTCTCTTCACGTCCGTGCTACGTGTGTACGTCTTATCGCACTGCGGACATTTGAATTGCCGGCGTCTGAGATGGCTCTGCCGATGCACGGATCGCTGCAGTAACGTGTCGAAACCCTTGCCGCACTGTTCGCAGCGATACTGCTGCGTGGCGCTGTGTGTCTTGCGGTGCTGAACGAGCGCGGCGGCCGTCGGGCTGGCCTCGCCACAGATGGAGCAGTAATGAGGCAGTTTGTCGCAGTGTTCTTTCTTGTGATGGGCCGTCAGGACGCGCAGGTTAAGGAAGCTGCTCTTGCACAGCTGGCACGTGAACGCGGCCTCATCGTGCATCTTGCGGCAGTGTTTGGTCAGATCCCACGCGTGTTGGAACGTTTTCTCGCAGTGGCTGCAGTGGAACGGACGCTCTCCCGTGTGCGTGAGTTGGTGTCGACGCACGTCAGAGCTGCGGGTGAACTTACGGCCGCAGGTATTGCACAGGTAGCGAGCGCGAGGGTTGTCAGTGGACACTTCGCTCGTTGGCTCAGTCTTGCAGGATTTGCTTGTGCAATACGGCGCTCTCGTCTGCACTCCAGGCGTTGCAGATCTATGGGACTGTGCATCGGAAGCATCTAGGAGTTAATGaacacaatgttttttatttttattaatccaaatacatttatttgattttaatcaAGCAATAATGAATGACTGGAGTCATATCATGTAAGTGGACAGCAGGGACAGATCTTGACCACAGTAGGGCTGGAACTCTTTATGCAGTGAAATTATTACCTTTATTCTCTCCATGCGATCTATCAGCACTCCTGAAACAAAACAGTACATGCGAATATTTTAATCTTACATTCAACTAACAGTGGCACAACGGCGCATGCTGTTTGAGTATGAAATATTGTGTGCAAACATGTCATGACTGAAGTGAAGTGCAGCGGTCTCACCTCTCCTCGGTGCTGTTCTCCTGTTTAACAGATGCGGGTCGTCCTCTTCGGCGGGGGggttttaccatgtttttgtcgGTCGTCTCTACGCTCTTCCTCGGCCTCCCTCGCCCCCTCCGCACCAGGGGCGTCTGGACCACGTTTGATTCGGGTGATGTTTTGTCTTCCTGTAACACAGCTGTGTCACTTCCTGCGTCAGGAGTGACAACGGCGCGGTCTTTGTCTTCTGTCAGCGTGTCCTGTAGGCTCTCCTCGTTCTGTGCATTTGCTGAAGGCTCATTATAGGATGCTGTTGCCATGGCGTCACTCACAGTTTCACACATAACATCACATTTTGTCGGtttgtaatgtaaaatgtttgcATCCTCACCACCTGCGGGTTCTTCCCCGCTCTCAGCAGAACGTTCGTCAGCTAACAGCTCCTCCACACCGTCACCGCTCGGCTTCTCCTCCACGCCTCCATCCGCGTGTGTCGCGCTCACCTCCATCAGCTCATCAGAAATGTCGTGGCTGCTCAGCTCCACCTCCGTGTAATCGGTGACGATGATGCTGTCTGAGCTGAGCTGACCAAGAGCTGGACTCAGGATGGCGACGCTAGACGTCTGGACGTGATAGAGCTGTACGGGCTCAGGGTTCAGGATGACACGGGCTGACGGAGGGATGGAGAGCGAAGACAGAATCCAGTCACCAGATGAACGAGGAACAGACCCTGAAAGATAAAGAAAAATCCACTCACACTGACCATTCATCTTAACAAAATCATGCTGTTTGTTTACAAATCGTTTTCCATGTGAAAGGCTGTTTGCGACCTATTTTACTTCCGAAATGTGACGTATTCTCAAGATAAAACAAGATGAGGGCGGGACTTGACTTTAGATATTCAACTAAAGGGTTAGGTTATTCGTTCACTCACCCACTTTGGACCCTTTCTGCAAACTCTGAGATTCTGAACCTCCAAACAGTTGATACTGCTGCAGAAGAACGTGCAGGTCGTTGGGGTCGGTTTGCATGCATTCCTCCAGACCAGCAGGGGCAGGAGAGAGCAATGACACCGTCTGAgtaagaaacagagagagagctgAGAGTGATACAACAAGAAAAAAGGTCACACACATTAAATGTGACTCTGTATAATGTTTGTTTGCAGGAGACTGGggagtttaaagacagaaatgtgaagcttataattttataaaagcacttacattaattattctgtactacttgagctgtaaagttgtttaaactatAATTCTCTgctgtcgttttagggtttattgacattacatcgtcatgcaatgaagttgtaaagttggctatatctttccacagatgtagTTAGTaggtgatttaatcacagtaaaatcatgttaacacacatattgtttatgtcttgtgtgtatacttttgaaaccccattgacttccattgtaagtgtctcactagtacagatttttgcttttttgtaaagaaaaggagggacgagtcaaaataaatgtagcactatttaacattatgccacaaatgctgtcgattgatcttaacttgtactgaacctggaatattcctttaatacttactgaatactgcacagtatatacagAATGTGTGAAAGGGAGCTCATTATGGAACAATAAATACTATGCTacactgttgtcacatgaccaTTACTTTTCTCATTGAGACACATtatcaaataaaattatttagtatttttttacctttttaaagTCTGGCACAGGAAGCAGTTTCTCCAGGTTGGACAGAAGTTCCCACATGAGCTCTTTAAGAGCCGTGTCGTATTGAGCTCCATATTCTGCAGGAAACACttcctgtgagagagagagagagagagagagagagagtatataaaCTGCTCACACAGATGAGACGAGTTATGAAGCATAATGAACAGGATTTCTCTCTGACCTGAAAGAAATAAGCTTTCTCAACCGGGTCTTTGATGAGCGCCAGAACCAAAGCTTTGAAATTAAACACTGAAGGTCCCAAATCAGCATCAAGACCCTGAAAAACAGCACGACTGATCAGCACTCGTTCATATTCTACAGTAAATGTGATCAAGGACAAGTGAGAAGATGCTGAAGATTAATAAACTCACAGCTGGCAGTCCGGCCGGCGGCGCTGGAATCCGGATTTTGTCCAGATGTGCTTGAATGGTTCTGACATCAGCTGAATCACGACACAACTCCAAAACCATCTGAACATTGAACAAACAACATTACATGTTTGAGGAGTCGTTTGCAACACAGACGTGAACTGATTCCACACAATCAGACAGAGCGATGGAGAATCCACAACGGATCAAGACACTTAAATGAGCAGAAAAAGATCTTCAGTGACAGAGAAACACGTCCAACACCAGCAGAACTCCATTAGATGATGTCAGGAGATATCACAGGAATAAATCACCCAAAactgacatttctgtcattatttactcatcttcacTCCATTCAAAACTTGTATGCTGTTAtgttttctgtagaacacaaaggagcattctgaagaatgttcacacAGCTCTTTCCAATACATTGATAGTTcacagtagggctgcacaattaatcgaataaATCATCACGATTGCTGCCAAAATTACCTAATCATGAAAACAGTtcgttaatttatttaaattaacttccattgtgtcaaaatgttcaaaatgtttttctcccaatttggaatgcccaattcccactgctaaggagacctggctggagtcactcagcacaccctggattcaaactcgcgactccagggttgatagtcagtgtcaatactcgctgaaatacccaggcccccttaacaTGTTTtttgagcattgtaaccaatcacatACATGTCtgcatattttaatgtaaattctatgaaTAAAATGACTctcaattacaatatcaaaggaaataatcatcaattatgatttttattataatCGTGCAGGCCTAGTTCATAGTGACAacgactgtcaagctccagaaagtatacaaaaacaccataataattacttaaatttaggtgtcctcacacaaagctatcagaaaacttcagaagacctggaatataaCGCAGGTGTGGTGTTTTTATGTCCTTTTGTCAccatatggaaaagagctgtgcagagattcttcaaaattatctttttGAGTTTGATCAAATAAAAACAGCATGGAACGTTTGGAACGACATGTGGGTTAgttaatgaactatccctttaaagggacgTCACATGAGAACATCACTGTTCTGGCGACACTGACTCTGGCTCTCAGTCCCATCATCAGCTGAACTCTCTGTCTGTAACCCAGCAACTGCGGCAGCTTCTCTGTCACCATGGAGACGAACTCCTCCAATTTCCCATAATGCATCACACTCTTCTGCTGCAGCACCTGCCACATGAAAGCGGAGATGAGGCGCAGCGGCGGGACGAGCAGCCGCAGGGAGGACAGAGGCAGCAGGACGCCTACAGACAACACAAATACAGACTGCGTTCACAATACTAGCAAACTAACTAAATACTGCGCACTAGTGGTAGAACGATGTACTGCGCACTAATGGTAGAACGATGTACTGCGCACTATTGGTAGAACGATGTACTGCGCACTAGTGGTAGAACGATGTACTGCGCACTAGTGGTAGAACGATGTACTGCGCACTAGTGGTAGAACGATGTACTGCGCTCTAGTGGTAGAATGATATACTGCGCACTATTGGAAGAAGGATGTACTGCGCACTAGTGGTAGAACGATGTACTGCGCACTAGTGGTAGAACGATGTACTGCGCACTAGTGGTAGAACGATGTACTGCACTCTAGTGGTAGAACGATATACTGCGCACTAGTGGTAGAACGATATACTGCGCACTATTGGAAGAAGGATGTACTGCGCACTATTGGTAGCACGATATACTGCGCACTAGTGGTAGAACAATATACTGCGCACTATTGGAAGAAGGATGTACTGCGCACTATTGGAAGAAGGATGTACTGCGCACTATTGGTAGCACGATATACTGCGCACTATTGGAAGAAGGATGTACTGCGCACTATTGGAAGAAGGATGTACTGCGCACTATTGGTAGCACGATATACTGCGCACTAGTGGTAGAACGATATACTGCGCACTATTGGAAGAAGGATGTACTGCGCACTAGTGGTAGAACGATGTACTGCGCTCTAGTGGTAGAACGATATACTGCGCACTATTGGAAGAAGGATGTACTGCGCACTAGTGGTAGAACCATATACTGCGCACTAGTGGTAGAACGATATACTGCGCACTAGTGGTAGCACGATATACTGCGCACTAGTGGTAGAACGATATACTGCGCACTATTGGAAGAAGGATGTACTGCGCTCTAGTGGTAGAACGATGTACTGCGCTCTAGTGGTAGAACGATGTACTGCGCTCTAGTGGTAGAACGATGTACTGCGCTCTAGTGGTAGAACGATGTACTGCGCTCTAGTGGTAGAACGATGTACTGCGCTCTAGTGGTAGAACGATGTACTGCGCTCTAGTGGTAGAACTAGTagcggttttacagattaatcggtgccgacagttgctttttggagaaaaaaaaacatattcctCAGTGTTTcttgattattttgattagataaatcaagtgatctaaatttggagaaaaaaagtaactatatggaaacgtgccccgtcagcacaaaaataacacaaaataaaacatatcttgtgaataatggTAAAAAACCTAAtctagtgtatatatatgtatcagAATCCTTAATGTGAATATATAGGATAATAATGAATGTATAGGCTTTAGAAAGCTAAAATTGCTAAATACTTCAACACAGAGTGTTGTAACGGATCCAagtatttgtcattttaaaataagagtcctgaaATAAGTATGTTTATTCCGAGCTTGTTCATAGTCCTACGTAATGCTCCCAAGTATTCATATTTCTTCTGGTtaatattgggattttggttacaCAATAAATTGCATCTatgatttattcattttggactcttgtagctttAATGTCTGTGATCATaaaaggaaagactaagaaagtgttttaataatctataaatcaattttaaaaactatcggccgattaactaaccttagttatcggtaaaatccactatcgatcGCACTATAAACTGTTAACAGCATActcttgttttttaaataatatttgaaaaagatCCGATTTCGCAAACGATAAAGGtatcaaacagtagtatgctacaatgTAGTCACATGACCTCATGATGACGCTTCAGTAACTGGAATCCAGTTATTATCTCGTGAAAAATATGATTGCATTTTTACATGATTTAGTGTCTTTGAGAATCCAATCAAATAAATCGAGATATAAATGTTATAAATcacagtttatatatttttgcaggttaatttgtcacactggaaatggaagttcAAGTGGAGCACAATGTGAGATACAGTATACTGAAGTATGCAGTGTGCTGCTGATCGAGCATTTAACACACTACATACTGCAGTGTTAGTACGAGACTGACAGATGATTCAGTGATTCTGCGCTGATCGGTGCGCAACAATGATCCGCTTCAGAATCTGCGGCTCTTTTCAATGATGaattcatctgcctttagatATCTATTACATCAACTCTTTGTCTTTTACATACTTGTTCATTGGGTCTGTATTACCTGTGTTTGCGTTTCCAGCACAGTTTTCTTCCTCCATTGAGAATGTTGTTGCTGAAGCGCTAAACGGGGTTTTGCTATTGACATGACGTCACTTCCGTTTTAAAACAAAAGCGCCGGGAATCGCTTTTTGTTtgtgaatataaatataataaagaagACTCTGTGTGAGAGTGTTGAGATCTGCAGCCGGTTGTAAATACCATTATctgatttaaagacagatgttTTGTTGAAAATAACTTATTGaattaatatacattatttaGATCTATATGAACCGTTGGAATTATTCGCAGTAGCGGAATGTGTATTTCGGTTACATTTTTATAATccattttccattcatttttcttCACCGGACTTCAGGACTTTTATGCAGTAAAACTGTCCTCGCGTGTTTCCGGTTTCACAGCACGTGCGGCATCATGGCACCAGGAGGAAAAATCAACAGACCAAAAACTGTGagattcactttcaaattactcTAATATATTCTTCTGTTCAGTCTTTACTCTATCAGATCAAATGTGCATCTTTTAATTCCAAAACACTGATGTTAAAAAGCATGTTAATGTTTATTGTCCTCTTAAAATATGTTCATTTTCATTCTGAAGCTATTACACAAGGCTCAGCCTAATGTACTGGTGTAGTTACTGTACTATTATACTGTCAGCAACTGTTATAATATTTGAAACTGGTTTTAAAATCAGTCTGTAGATAATATTAGTATGAAAAAgccgtattttattttttgtagtttgTGGGGTTTCCTAAACAAATATTAAAgggattctctcatcatttactcaccctcatgccatcccagatgtgtatgactttctttcttctgcagaacacaaatgaagatttttagaagaatatttcagctctgtaggtccatacaatgcaagtgaatggtgaccagaactttgaagctccataaagcacataaaggcagcataaaagtaatccataaaactccagtggtttaatccatgtcttcagaagtgatatgataggtgtgggtgagaaacagatcaatatttaagtacttttttttaccataaatctccactttgtttttttttttttttttttttttggtgattcacattctttatgcatatcaccacctgctggtcagggctggtccacctttaaagaaaaaaaaatgacctaaatattgatctgtttctcacccacacctatcatatcacttctgaagacatggattaaaccactggagtcttatggattacttttatgctgcctttatgtgctttttggagctaacCCAAAATGAACCCAGTTTCAAAGTAAAAAGAGTATGTGTTTTAAAGATGGTTTTTCTGTATATTTTGTGGTGGTTTTTCATTGCAGGAGTTAGGAAAAAAACTCTTTAAGAGGCGGAGAGTTCTGGGtcgagaaaagaaaaagaaaaatcgcATTGTGGGAGCCGTGATCGACCGTGACATCATCACCAAACACCATCTGAACAAGAGAAGGTTTGTTTCACACACACTTTATCATGTGTCCTGAGAGTGTTTATCAGGCCTCGTATTAAAACCGACCCCTCAGGATGAGGACAGATTGATTATATTGATCGTAAATCTAATAAAACACTTCCCTTCACCTTGACAGCTCCAGCTCTCGAGCGAATATCACCCTTTCTGGGAAGAAAAAGAGGAAGTTATTAAAGCAGTTAGCACACATGGAAAAGGAGAGATCTGGCATGGAAGGTATCTGTTTTAAACTGATCTTTGAAGTGATTGTGTTGGTATCATTCGCATTATTGTGTTCACAAACAATTCATCACGTGTTTCATCTGTTCACAGTGGAGATTCTGCCGCAGAAAAAGATTTCTGCTCCTGTTGCAAAGAAACCTGCAGCCATGCAGAAACCTAAGAAAACCAAAAACCCGTCAGCGTCTGCAGACACAGACACGATGGACGTTGAGTAGATCTTCTCTGCGGCTGTATTTaatggactttttttttctgtgcgtCAGACGTTCTTTGCATCAGACGTCTTTATATTGTTGGCGTGATGGCTGTCATACACTGACACACTTTTCATATAAAGAGAGTGAGCAAAACTGTTTGAGAAATCATCACGAGCTGTTTATGACCTCAGAGGAAACATGTTCTGTTTCAGTTCTCCTTCAATGCTTAAAATAAGTGGTGTCTCctattaaaaggacagttcacccaaaaatgaaaattctctcatcatttactcaccatcatgccatcccagatgtgtatgactttctttcttctgctgaacacaaatgaagatttttagaagaatatttcagctctgtaggtccatacaatgcaagtgaatggtgaccagaactttgaagctccaaaaagcacataaaggcagcataaaagtaatccataagactccagtggtttaatccatgtcttcagaagtgatatgataggtgtgggtgagaaatactataaatctccactttcactttcactttcacattctttttttgtttttggcaattcacaattcttagtgcatatcgccacctactgggcgtAGAGGAGAATTTACaggaaaaaagtcttaaatattgatctctttctcacccacacctatcatatcacttctgaagacatggattaaaccactggagtctgatggattacttttatgctgcctttatgtgctttctggagcttcaaagttctggtcaccattcactcgcattgtatggacctacagagatgaaatattcttctaaaaatcttcatttgtgttctgcagaagaaagaaagtcacacacatctgggatggcatgagggtgagtaaatgatgacagaattttcatttttgggtgaactgtccctttaatgctgCTGTCCTTTTTTTGTCTTAACTATTAACCACAAgtcttaaatgtatttgtctacagttaattaaaaagtacattcaTTTGTTCAACTGAATCAATGTCTTTGTGAGTTTTTGAATGTATAAGTTTGTGTTCGACACGGAAGCTCAAGCTTACCATAAActtgtattaatgtattaattaatgtgAAGTTAATTACTTCCGTGATGATACACCCAAAGGACATAATAGTTTTGACAGACTTTTATTGTTTCAAAATCGAATGTGAAAGCTGCAGTTCATGCACTTCATGTTTCTCACCACTGAAAAAACGAGTGTACTTGGgttagtatttttatttaatgaggATAGCAGATGGCATAGTTTgatcattatttaaattaaagatTATCCCTGAGC
This genomic window contains:
- the LOC127436471 gene encoding zinc finger protein 676-like — its product is MEEENCAGNANTGVLLPLSSLRLLVPPLRLISAFMWQVLQQKSVMHYGKLEEFVSMVTEKLPQLLGYRQRVQLMMGLRARMVLELCRDSADVRTIQAHLDKIRIPAPPAGLPAGLDADLGPSVFNFKALVLALIKDPVEKAYFFQEVFPAEYGAQYDTALKELMWELLSNLEKLLPVPDFKKTVSLLSPAPAGLEECMQTDPNDLHVLLQQYQLFGGSESQSLQKGSKVGSVPRSSGDWILSSLSIPPSARVILNPEPVQLYHVQTSSVAILSPALGQLSSDSIIVTDYTEVELSSHDISDELMEVSATHADGGVEEKPSGDGVEELLADERSAESGEEPAGGEDANILHYKPTKCDVMCETVSDAMATASYNEPSANAQNEESLQDTLTEDKDRAVVTPDAGSDTAVLQEDKTSPESNVVQTPLVRRGRGRPRKSVETTDKNMVKPPRRRGRPASVKQENSTEERSADRSHGENKDASDAQSHRSATPGVQTRAPYCTSKSCKTEPTSEVSTDNPRARYLCNTCGRKFTRSSDVRRHQLTHTGERPFHCSHCEKTFQHAWDLTKHCRKMHDEAAFTCQLCKSSFLNLRVLTAHHKKEHCDKLPHYCSICGEASPTAAALVQHRKTHSATQQYRCEQCGKGFDTLLQRSVHRQSHLRRRQFKCPQCDKTYTRSTDVKRHQLSHTGERPHQCSFCGKCFTLRTGLQKHLVTHAGERPFKCPHCQKAFTQLSILHRHERMHTGERPYLCSQCGKRFLSHGELIKHDKTHRDERPYSCTQCHKCFKFKRALQEHILSHSGARPYPCNYCKKMFAKPFALNRHHLIHTGERPFSCAHCDRTFLTSNELALHERVHTGERPYCCVTCPRKFRSSSELARHRRSHTQERPHSCSYCPKAYATAAKLKSHVRIHTGEGKAKHSPRVSQTADVQETAALEAADAIAIILE
- the LOC127436476 gene encoding uncharacterized protein C11orf98-like gives rise to the protein MAPGGKINRPKTELGKKLFKRRRVLGREKKKKNRIVGAVIDRDIITKHHLNKRSSSSRANITLSGKKKRKLLKQLAHMEKERSGMEVEILPQKKISAPVAKKPAAMQKPKKTKNPSASADTDTMDVE